Proteins encoded within one genomic window of Neorhizobium galegae bv. orientalis str. HAMBI 540:
- the tssG gene encoding type VI secretion system baseplate subunit TssG: MDLTTRESDAVSGAPATALADLLERDPGRFEPVTAFRVAQAAAEYTEVELEVASHMGVSPAPLAISGFRRKGGRTSVRSALAGLIGPLGSMPSAYNEIILREERHKSKALASFFDLFSARMTELFADACEKYRIARRLRWGGILGSNAFITTLRALTGFGTRRLMERSGVDEDLILRFSGFFAARNRNAANLQAMLEEFSGLPVQIELFRGRWLAIPEGERSRMGRPQGVQLGVNATAGAAIRDFSGGFRVVIGPLGYADYLSLAPGGRNITELFALIRLYVGSALDFDIQVILGKEDIPFCQLGRSGRDAGDPPRLGWNSWARIAPATKDSGDAVIMERLPARSQGGGHAA, from the coding sequence ATGGACCTCACGACCCGCGAGTCTGACGCCGTATCCGGCGCTCCAGCCACAGCCCTTGCCGACCTGCTCGAACGCGACCCTGGCCGCTTCGAACCGGTGACGGCATTTCGCGTGGCGCAGGCGGCAGCCGAGTATACGGAGGTCGAGCTGGAGGTCGCATCCCATATGGGCGTCTCTCCGGCGCCGCTTGCCATCAGCGGGTTCCGGCGCAAGGGCGGGCGAACATCCGTCAGAAGCGCTCTTGCCGGACTGATCGGTCCGCTCGGCTCCATGCCGTCCGCCTACAATGAGATCATCCTGCGCGAAGAGCGCCACAAGTCGAAGGCACTGGCAAGTTTCTTTGATCTCTTCAGTGCCCGCATGACGGAACTGTTTGCCGACGCTTGCGAGAAATACCGAATAGCGCGCCGGCTGCGCTGGGGCGGCATTCTCGGGAGCAACGCCTTCATCACCACGCTCCGCGCGCTGACGGGCTTCGGCACCAGAAGGCTGATGGAACGAAGCGGCGTCGACGAGGACCTGATCCTGCGCTTCTCCGGATTTTTTGCTGCGCGCAATCGCAATGCCGCCAACCTGCAAGCCATGCTGGAGGAATTCAGCGGCCTACCGGTCCAGATCGAACTCTTCCGCGGCCGCTGGCTTGCGATTCCGGAAGGCGAGCGCAGCCGTATGGGCCGGCCGCAAGGCGTACAGCTCGGTGTCAATGCCACCGCCGGCGCTGCGATCCGCGATTTCAGCGGCGGTTTTCGCGTCGTGATCGGCCCGCTCGGTTACGCCGATTACCTGTCGCTGGCGCCTGGCGGACGCAACATAACCGAACTCTTCGCGCTGATCCGGCTTTATGTCGGCTCGGCCCTCGATTTCGATATTCAGGTCATCCTCGGGAAGGAAGACATCCCCTTTTGCCAACTCGGCCGAAGCGGCCGGGACGCCGGCGATCCGCCACGCCTCGGCTGGAACAGTTGGGCCCGCATTGCACCCGCGACGAAGGATAGCGGCGATGCGGTGATCATGGAGCGTCTCCCGGCACGATCGCAAGGAGGTGGGCATGCGGCTTGA
- a CDS encoding type VI secretion system-associated FHA domain protein produces MRLELKPIGNDGMPPTAAKKWFFERGRRTLGRAPDCDWQLPEEQRSISKFHCTIERDRQGFLLRDKSANGTKVDGLVVHEGETVRLADQSRLEVGNLAFEVRIAGERDEDLEDPEAGLLLSDEHLTISAILADIAPGGRAAGGILGERVAEDWSIPVATGKEGSSPSRNVEIGWNGPPEIRSATKFLPDDWNAGEGSDYGSHLEHGSATHVSAPALRIRSVETLETVNDNAPPAEPLLDDFPPLSIGRAGELAERLEPLLSRLEEALENAFAVFEMEPPLPDAEPEIFGRSSEEALVIRAASLLDRQMKLNAALENLVREAASQMEPRILEARIDAGPRGLRWARNRDYWQAYKAQFEKNGRAQSIRDIFRDAMMRAVNHGVSRAARTRQAGDGRYEK; encoded by the coding sequence ATGCGGCTTGAACTGAAGCCGATTGGCAATGACGGCATGCCGCCGACCGCTGCGAAAAAATGGTTCTTCGAGCGCGGCCGACGCACCCTTGGACGGGCGCCGGATTGCGACTGGCAGCTGCCGGAGGAACAACGTTCGATCTCGAAATTCCACTGCACGATCGAACGGGACCGGCAAGGCTTCCTGCTGCGAGACAAGAGCGCCAATGGAACGAAGGTCGACGGCCTCGTTGTCCACGAGGGAGAGACGGTTCGGCTCGCCGACCAGTCGAGGCTGGAAGTCGGGAACCTGGCTTTCGAGGTCCGTATCGCCGGCGAACGGGACGAAGACCTGGAGGACCCCGAGGCCGGCCTCCTGCTCAGCGACGAACATTTGACCATCTCCGCTATCCTCGCAGATATCGCACCCGGCGGCCGTGCTGCGGGAGGCATTCTCGGCGAACGCGTCGCAGAGGATTGGTCGATACCCGTCGCAACCGGAAAGGAAGGCTCCAGCCCCTCCCGCAATGTCGAGATCGGCTGGAACGGCCCGCCCGAAATCCGGTCCGCCACCAAGTTCCTTCCGGACGATTGGAATGCGGGCGAAGGATCCGACTATGGCAGCCATCTGGAACACGGATCCGCCACCCATGTGTCCGCACCGGCTCTGCGTATCCGTTCCGTGGAGACATTGGAAACCGTTAACGACAACGCCCCTCCTGCGGAGCCGTTGCTCGATGATTTCCCACCCCTGTCGATTGGCCGGGCGGGCGAGCTTGCGGAGAGGCTGGAGCCATTGCTCAGCCGGCTTGAAGAGGCCCTCGAAAACGCGTTTGCCGTTTTCGAGATGGAGCCGCCGCTGCCCGATGCGGAGCCCGAGATTTTCGGCCGGAGCTCAGAGGAAGCGCTCGTCATTCGCGCCGCATCCCTTCTCGACCGGCAGATGAAGCTCAATGCCGCTCTCGAAAATCTCGTACGAGAGGCGGCAAGCCAGATGGAGCCGCGTATTCTCGAAGCGCGGATCGATGCCGGTCCTCGCGGTCTGCGCTGGGCGCGCAATCGGGACTATTGGCAGGCCTACAAGGCGCAATTTGAAAAGAACGGCAGGGCGCAATCGATCCGCGACATTTTCCGCGACGCGATGATGCGCGCGGTCAATCACGGCGTGAGCCGCGCCGCGCGGACGCGACAGGCAGGAGACGGCAGATATGAGAAATGA